The genome window AGAACATGCCCTCCGGCACGGCGTACAGGCCGGACGACATCGTACGGGCCCGCAACGGCAAGACGATCGAGATCAACAACACCGACGCGGAGGGACGCCTGGCCCTGGCCGACGCGCTCTCCCTGGCCAGCGAGATGAAGCCGGACGTCATCATCGACATGGCCACCCTCACGGGGGCGTGCGTCGTGGCCCTGGGCAAGTGGACCGGAGGGCTCTTCACCCGCGACGATGCCTTGGCGGAGGCCCTGCTGGCCTCGGCCGGGAGGCGGGGCGAGCGCTTCTGGCGGCTGCCCGCTGAGGACGAGAGGATCGAGGAGGCCACCAAGTCGCCCTTTGCGGATCTCATCAACTCCGGCGGACGCTACGGCGGAGCGACCTTCGCGACGATCTTCCTCTCGAAGTTCGTGGACTCGGATATCCCCTGGGCGCACCTGGACATCGCGGGCGTCGACTTCATGGACAAGGAATGGGGCGTCTACGCCAAGGGGGCCAGCGGCTTCGGGGTAAGGACCTGCCTGGACTATCTGATGAACCTTTAGCCTGGGGAGCCGGGCCTGAGGGTATCGGCGGAGGGCACGCGCCCTCCGCCTTTTGCATGGAATGACAGCTCCAGCAACAGCAGAGCGGCGCCCAGGACCAGCCAGAGGTCCGCGAGGTTGACGTAGAGGCCCGGGAGCGGGACGAACGGCAGGCGGGGGAGGGGGATGAACAGGAAATCCGTCACTCCCCCCAGAAGCAGGCGCTCGAGGGCGTTGCTGAGTCCCCCGGCCCAGAGCAGCGCCAGCCCGTGCCGGGCGTGGCGGGTTTTGTTGCGATAAAACAGGGTGAGTCCGGCCAGGAGGACCAGGCCCAGAAGGCCGATGACCCAGCCCAGCGTGCGCGACAGGCCGAAGGCGACGCCGGGGTTGGCGTGCAGCTCCAGGCGAAATCCGAGGACGAGGGGGATAGGGCCGGATGCCAGCCCGTGCCGGGCCGCCTTCTTCGCCGCGAGATCCAGGAGCAGCGCCGCCAGGCCCAAGACCCCGTATCCGCCCAAACATGCTTTCCTTTCCGTCATTTTGCCCTCTCCTTTCGCATCCTCCTCTTGCCCCACTATTGTAGAGCATGATCTTCCGTCTCCTCCCCGACGGGCTCTCGCGTATAATGCTGGGTGAAAGGGTCCGTCGGACACTCGGAGGCGGGCGGCTCCGGTCCGCCCGGCGGTTTTTCAATGACGAGAGGAGTCGAGAAGCATGCTGATCGGCGTCGACATCGGTACGGGGGGAACGAAGGCCCTGGCGGTGGATTTGAAGGGCGGTATCCTTGCCGAGAGCTCCTGCGAGTATGGTGTGCTGACCCCCGCGCCCTCCTGGGCGGAGCAGTGGCCCCAGGTCTGGCTGGAGGCCGTTGTGGCGGTGCTCCGGGACCTGTTGGCGAAGTCCGGAAAGCGCGAGGTCGAGGGGGTTGCGATCAGCGGGCTCTACGGCGGGTCCGGGATTCCCCTCGATGCCTCGGGGGCGCCGCTGAGGCCCTGCATGATCTGGATGGACCGGCGCGCGCGCAGGCAGGCGCAGTGGGTGAGGGACAATGTTTCTGTGGACCGCCTCTTTGCCGTCACCGGCAACGCCGTGGACACCTATTACGGTTTTACGAAGATCCTCTGGATGAAGGAGAACGAGCCGGAGCTTTGGAGGAAGGTGTGGCAGTTCGTCTCGCCCAAGGATTACGTGATCTACAAATTCACCGGCGAGCTGGCCACCGATTACTCCTCCGCGGGAAATCTGGGGGGCCTGCTGGATATCCGGAAAAAGGCGTGGTCGGCGGAGATGTCCGAGGCGCTGGGCATCCCGCTGTCGTTGCTCCCCAGCCGCCTGACGCGCTCGTCCGAGGTGGTGGGGGTCCTCAACCGCGAATTCGCGGAAGTCACCGGGCTGCCCACAGGGACGCCGATCGTCGCGGGAGGCGTCGATGCGCCGGTGGCGCAGTTCAGCTGCGGCGTTCTCGAGGCGGGCGAACACGTGGTCATGGCGGGAACCTCGCTCTGCTGGGGCACGGTCCACGACGGACGCTTCGTCTCCCCCGGCCTGATCAGCTATCCCTATGTGGTGAACGACGAAACGACGGTCTACACCTTCGGAGGTGGGGCGACCTCCGGGGCGGTGATCCGCTGGTTTCGGGACGAGTTTGCCGGGGGAGAGAAGGAGCTGCAGCGGCGAACCGGTCTCTCCGCCTACAAGATGCTGGAGCTGGAGGCCCGGAATGTCGGGCCGGGCAGCGGCGGACTGATCGTCCTGCCCTACTTCATGGGCGAGCGCTCGCCCATCTGGGATCCGGACGCACGCGGGACGGTCTTCGGGCTCTCCCTCTCTCACGGTCGGGGGCACGTCTTCTGCGCCTGCATGGAGGGGGTGGCGTACTCCCTCCGTCACAACATCGAGGCGGCCGAGGCCGCGGGACTGAAGCTCGACGCCGACTGTTTCATGGTGGGCGGTTCCGCGAGGAGCGACGTCTGGACGCGCATCTTCGCCGACGTCACGGGCTACTCCATGAAACGGTTGGCGGTGGATGCCGAGGCCCCGCTGGGCGATGCGTTTCTGGCCGGTCTGGGCACGGGGGTCTTCTCCGATCCGGCGGAAATCCGGAGGTGGCTGCGCTTCGACGATCCCGTGAGGTGCGATGACAAAAATCATAAGATCTACTCCAGATACTTTGAACTCTACAAAACGCTGTACGAGCGCACCAGGGAGTGCATGGGGGAGATCGCGGAGCTCCAGAGAAGCTGACCGCTG of Fretibacterium sp. OH1220_COT-178 contains these proteins:
- a CDS encoding signal peptidase II — its product is MGGYGVLGLAALLLDLAAKKAARHGLASGPIPLVLGFRLELHANPGVAFGLSRTLGWVIGLLGLVLLAGLTLFYRNKTRHARHGLALLWAGGLSNALERLLLGGVTDFLFIPLPRLPFVPLPGLYVNLADLWLVLGAALLLLELSFHAKGGGRVPSADTLRPGSPG
- a CDS encoding FGGY-family carbohydrate kinase, which codes for MLIGVDIGTGGTKALAVDLKGGILAESSCEYGVLTPAPSWAEQWPQVWLEAVVAVLRDLLAKSGKREVEGVAISGLYGGSGIPLDASGAPLRPCMIWMDRRARRQAQWVRDNVSVDRLFAVTGNAVDTYYGFTKILWMKENEPELWRKVWQFVSPKDYVIYKFTGELATDYSSAGNLGGLLDIRKKAWSAEMSEALGIPLSLLPSRLTRSSEVVGVLNREFAEVTGLPTGTPIVAGGVDAPVAQFSCGVLEAGEHVVMAGTSLCWGTVHDGRFVSPGLISYPYVVNDETTVYTFGGGATSGAVIRWFRDEFAGGEKELQRRTGLSAYKMLELEARNVGPGSGGLIVLPYFMGERSPIWDPDARGTVFGLSLSHGRGHVFCACMEGVAYSLRHNIEAAEAAGLKLDADCFMVGGSARSDVWTRIFADVTGYSMKRLAVDAEAPLGDAFLAGLGTGVFSDPAEIRRWLRFDDPVRCDDKNHKIYSRYFELYKTLYERTRECMGEIAELQRS